One window from the genome of Chloroflexota bacterium encodes:
- a CDS encoding deoxyribonuclease IV produces the protein MRIGAHVSAAGSLVSTMDRAATIGAECAQIFVGAPQRWAQARYTDDDVSAFRERAGALGIGPNVVHAPYLVNLASPDPALRDRSIATLIAQASWCDRMAIMGLIVHVGSGKGQLTQDECLEFVIGGIEQVLAQSSSTAFLIENTAGMGTSVGSSFAEIGQIVRGLGGDDRVRVCLDTAHTFEAGYEISTRDGLERVLDEFDRHVGIDRIAAVHANDSKTAFGSNVDRHENIGRGCIGEEALGYFMTHSAVQNLPFYLEVPGLDGHGPDRPNIAALRRLAGLPSLPEEAV, from the coding sequence ATGCGGATCGGGGCTCACGTGTCAGCCGCTGGCTCGCTGGTCAGCACGATGGACCGGGCTGCGACGATCGGGGCAGAGTGCGCGCAGATCTTCGTCGGAGCGCCCCAGCGATGGGCGCAGGCCCGCTACACCGACGATGACGTTTCCGCCTTCCGCGAGCGGGCTGGCGCGCTGGGCATCGGCCCGAACGTCGTTCACGCCCCCTATCTCGTCAATCTCGCGTCACCAGACCCCGCCCTGCGTGATCGCTCCATCGCCACACTGATCGCTCAAGCCTCCTGGTGCGATCGGATGGCCATCATGGGCTTGATCGTCCACGTGGGGAGCGGCAAAGGCCAGCTCACCCAGGATGAGTGCCTGGAGTTCGTCATCGGCGGCATCGAACAGGTGCTCGCGCAGTCATCATCGACGGCGTTCCTCATCGAGAACACCGCGGGCATGGGGACAAGCGTCGGGTCCAGCTTCGCCGAGATCGGCCAAATCGTTCGCGGCCTGGGCGGCGACGATCGCGTGCGCGTGTGCCTCGATACGGCCCACACGTTCGAGGCGGGATACGAGATCTCCACGCGCGATGGCCTGGAGCGCGTCCTCGACGAGTTCGATCGACACGTCGGCATCGATCGCATCGCCGCGGTCCATGCCAACGACTCCAAGACCGCGTTCGGGTCCAACGTCGACCGGCACGAAAATATCGGACGCGGCTGCATTGGGGAAGAGGCGCTGGGCTACTTCATGACCCACTCCGCCGTCCAGAACTTGCCCTTCTATCTGGAAGTTCCGGGCCTTGACGGCCACGGACCCGACCGCCCCAACATCGCGGCCCTCCGGCGCCTGGCAGGCCTGCCTAGCCTGCCCGAGGAAGCGGTTTGA
- a CDS encoding glycosyltransferase family 4 protein, giving the protein MKIALVSPYDFAYFGGVTEHITHLAAQFRQRGHDVHIMAPCSAAHVPDTPAPFHRLGHPVRIPANGSVARIGMGPRLGSEVKHVMSSIPFDIVHLHEPLLPALPLSVLRASRATNIGTFHAYRRSNVAYFYAKPVLQYFFAKLHGRIAVSECARDFVAERFPGDYRIIPNGIDFPEFSQCSERMLGFDDGRLNVLFVGRLEKRKGLSDLLRAWGAVHAACPNTRLIVVGGGGGLKHYRAFLSSRHSDDITFTGEVSDEDLLRYYATADVFCAPSTGQESFGIVLLEAMAAGRPIVTTSIPGYREVVTHDREGLLVPPKNPDKLAEALIRLLSNGDLRARLGAAGRSTAEAYSWDRIAARVLDYYAETIHRRELLAALRRPRFRRVRRVASGMAHLLYR; this is encoded by the coding sequence ACATCACGCACCTCGCTGCCCAATTTCGGCAGCGCGGTCATGACGTCCACATCATGGCGCCCTGCTCGGCGGCGCATGTCCCGGACACCCCCGCGCCGTTCCACCGACTCGGCCATCCGGTTCGCATTCCCGCCAATGGCTCCGTCGCGCGCATTGGCATGGGGCCGCGCCTGGGGAGCGAGGTCAAGCACGTCATGAGCTCAATTCCGTTCGACATCGTCCATCTTCACGAGCCGCTGCTCCCCGCGCTGCCGCTCTCCGTCCTCCGCGCCTCTCGCGCCACCAATATCGGCACGTTCCACGCCTACCGCCGATCGAACGTCGCGTACTTCTATGCGAAGCCTGTGCTGCAGTATTTCTTCGCCAAACTGCATGGACGGATCGCCGTATCTGAGTGCGCGCGAGACTTCGTCGCCGAGCGCTTCCCCGGCGACTACCGGATCATTCCCAACGGGATCGATTTCCCCGAGTTCAGCCAGTGCTCCGAGCGCATGCTCGGGTTTGACGACGGACGGCTGAACGTCCTCTTCGTCGGACGGCTCGAGAAGCGTAAGGGGCTCAGTGACCTCCTCCGCGCGTGGGGAGCCGTTCACGCCGCCTGCCCAAACACTCGGCTGATCGTCGTGGGAGGCGGCGGCGGGCTGAAGCACTACAGGGCCTTCCTTTCTTCCCGACACAGCGATGACATCACTTTTACCGGCGAGGTCTCGGATGAGGACCTGCTCCGGTACTACGCCACGGCGGACGTGTTTTGCGCACCGTCGACTGGCCAGGAAAGCTTTGGCATCGTGCTTCTGGAGGCGATGGCGGCGGGTCGGCCCATCGTCACGACGAGCATCCCTGGCTACCGGGAAGTCGTGACCCACGACCGGGAAGGGCTCCTCGTCCCGCCGAAGAACCCGGACAAGCTGGCCGAGGCGCTAATCCGTCTCCTGAGCAACGGCGATCTCCGTGCCCGACTCGGGGCCGCCGGCAGGAGCACCGCGGAAGCGTACTCCTGGGACCGCATCGCCGCGCGCGTCCTGGACTACTATGCGGAGACGATCCACCGGCGCGAGCTGCTGGCTGCGCTACGGCGGCCCCGGTTTCGTCGCGTTCGGCGGGTGGCGTCCGGCATGGCCCACTTGCTCTACCGGTAG
- a CDS encoding CDP-alcohol phosphatidyltransferase family protein, protein MSKDGPSASILISGSPFSAVKRQVRRHVLTIGSVVGATGVSPNVLTLCGLALNGVAAAAVVVDALPLAGAIFLAASAFDMLDGAVARATAQTSTFGAFLDSVADRYDEAVMFLALAVLASRWSDPVLVGVASVALIGSLLVSYTRARAEGLGLDCEVGWLQRPERVVVLAVGLIAAPLILAPVLWLLAIVTNLTVIQRILHVRRLLELAREVQLPSEARKV, encoded by the coding sequence GTGAGCAAAGATGGGCCGTCCGCGTCGATCTTGATCTCCGGCAGCCCGTTCTCGGCCGTGAAGCGACAGGTCCGCCGGCACGTGCTGACCATTGGCTCGGTAGTCGGGGCCACAGGTGTGAGCCCGAACGTGCTGACGCTCTGTGGGCTCGCGTTGAACGGTGTCGCCGCGGCGGCCGTCGTGGTGGATGCGCTGCCTCTGGCAGGAGCCATCTTTCTGGCTGCGAGCGCATTCGACATGCTGGATGGTGCCGTTGCGCGAGCGACCGCGCAGACCTCGACATTCGGGGCGTTTCTCGATTCCGTCGCCGATCGCTATGACGAGGCCGTGATGTTTCTGGCGCTCGCGGTCCTCGCCAGCCGCTGGAGCGACCCGGTGCTCGTGGGCGTCGCCTCGGTCGCCCTCATCGGGTCGCTGCTCGTCAGCTACACGCGCGCTCGCGCGGAAGGGCTTGGCCTGGATTGTGAGGTCGGGTGGCTACAGCGGCCCGAGCGAGTGGTCGTCCTGGCGGTGGGACTCATCGCGGCGCCTTTGATCCTGGCTCCCGTCCTGTGGCTGCTCGCCATCGTCACGAACCTGACAGTGATTCAGCGGATCCTGCACGTTCGGCGGCTCCTCGAATTGGCGCGCGAGGTCCAGCTCCCGAGCGAGGCGCGCAAGGTATAA
- a CDS encoding uracil-DNA glycosylase family protein, with product MKRRTDLGRLAALVERIAACRACQDAALLVEARPIIAAPRDARVLVIGQAPGPVTHREGVHFAGPAGRTLAGWLEAAGFPPGDGHKWPSLSAAWLSSLTRCFPGPSASGNGDRAPSAREIALCRPFLDAELAAVDPDIIILVGSMAIRAFLGPIKLDDAVGRRFERDGRAVVPFPHSSGVSRWANKAENRAKISQAVAILRRERIALGL from the coding sequence GTGAAACGGCGAACGGATCTCGGTCGGTTGGCGGCGCTCGTCGAGCGCATCGCCGCGTGCCGCGCGTGTCAGGACGCCGCCCTACTCGTGGAGGCGCGGCCCATCATCGCCGCACCGCGCGACGCGCGAGTGCTCGTGATTGGCCAGGCGCCCGGTCCCGTCACGCATCGGGAGGGCGTGCATTTCGCGGGACCGGCCGGCCGGACGCTTGCCGGCTGGCTGGAGGCGGCGGGCTTCCCACCGGGCGACGGTCACAAATGGCCCTCTCTTTCGGCTGCCTGGCTCAGCTCGCTCACGCGATGCTTTCCGGGTCCCAGCGCGTCCGGGAACGGGGACCGGGCTCCATCGGCGCGAGAAATCGCTCTCTGCCGTCCATTCCTCGACGCGGAGCTGGCCGCCGTCGACCCCGACATCATCATCCTTGTCGGATCAATGGCGATTCGGGCGTTTCTCGGGCCGATAAAGTTGGACGACGCCGTTGGCCGCCGCTTCGAGCGGGATGGGCGGGCGGTTGTGCCGTTTCCCCATTCGTCGGGTGTGAGCCGCTGGGCCAACAAGGCGGAGAATCGAGCGAAGATCAGCCAGGCGGTCGCCATCCTCCGCCGAGAAAGAATTGCGCTCGGACTCTAG
- the panC gene encoding pantoate--beta-alanine ligase: MRMVETIESVRRAVQSASKPLGLVPTMGYLHEGHLSLIRTARAECDAVVVSIFVNPTQFGPGEDFERYPRDLNRDLSLCEREGVDVVFTPNAREMYPQGFRTYVDVTELQDRWEGASRPGHFRGVATVVTKLFRIVQPQRAYFGEKDYQQLKLVQRMAADLVLDVEVIGCPIIREPDGLAMSSRNVYLDDESRRRAAALFAALADAQRDLACGVRSAARLCTDMRAALDRVGGIAIDYVAVVDPESLEPVDVVANEARALIAAWVGGVRLIDNAPLVPPA, encoded by the coding sequence ATGAGAATGGTCGAGACCATCGAATCCGTGCGGCGGGCCGTGCAATCAGCGTCGAAGCCGCTCGGGCTCGTCCCAACGATGGGGTATCTCCACGAGGGCCATCTCTCCCTCATTCGGACCGCCAGGGCCGAGTGCGACGCCGTCGTGGTGAGCATCTTCGTCAATCCCACGCAGTTTGGGCCGGGGGAAGACTTCGAGCGGTACCCGCGCGATCTGAATCGCGACCTTTCGCTCTGCGAGCGGGAGGGCGTGGACGTGGTATTCACGCCCAACGCGCGGGAGATGTACCCCCAGGGCTTCCGCACGTACGTCGACGTCACGGAGCTGCAGGATCGCTGGGAAGGCGCGAGCAGGCCGGGACACTTCCGGGGCGTGGCGACCGTCGTCACGAAGCTGTTCAGAATCGTCCAGCCACAGCGCGCATATTTCGGGGAAAAGGACTACCAGCAGCTCAAGCTCGTGCAGCGCATGGCAGCCGACCTCGTCCTTGACGTCGAGGTCATCGGATGTCCGATCATCCGGGAGCCCGATGGATTGGCGATGAGCAGCCGCAACGTTTACCTGGACGACGAATCACGGCGGCGCGCCGCGGCGCTCTTCGCCGCGCTCGCCGACGCCCAACGCGATCTGGCGTGTGGTGTGAGGTCCGCGGCGCGCCTCTGCACGGACATGCGGGCCGCCCTCGACCGCGTCGGTGGTATTGCGATCGACTACGTCGCGGTGGTCGATCCAGAATCCCTCGAGCCCGTCGACGTGGTGGCGAATGAGGCGCGCGCCCTCATCGCCGCGTGGGTCGGTGGCGTGCGGCTGATCGACAACGCCCCGCTGGTTCCACCCGCCTGA
- the panB gene encoding 3-methyl-2-oxobutanoate hydroxymethyltransferase yields MSITIQHIRSMAERGEPIAVLTAYDFAAARLVDAAGVHIILVGDSLGNTVLGYASTIPVTMEDMLRHTAAVVRGARNALVVGDMPFMSFQESEDLAVHNAGRFLKETGCQAVKMEGGRSVAELIHRLVGFGIPVMAHIGLTPQSTHQMGGYHIQGRTAEQAKALLADALAVQDAGAFSVVLEYVAAPVAKLISDRLEIPTIGIGSGPHCDGQVLVFHDMLGIDPGYRAKHAKRYADLGDTIQRAVEAYVEDVRTRAFPAAAQSFAMSPGEEEQLASL; encoded by the coding sequence GTGAGCATCACCATTCAGCACATCCGATCGATGGCCGAGCGCGGCGAGCCAATCGCCGTGCTGACCGCATACGACTTCGCGGCGGCACGGCTCGTGGATGCCGCTGGCGTGCATATTATCCTCGTCGGCGATAGCCTCGGAAACACGGTGCTCGGCTACGCGAGCACGATCCCCGTCACGATGGAGGACATGCTTCGCCACACGGCCGCCGTCGTCCGCGGAGCACGGAATGCCCTCGTCGTGGGTGACATGCCGTTCATGTCCTTTCAGGAGAGCGAGGACCTCGCGGTCCACAACGCGGGGCGGTTCTTAAAGGAGACGGGCTGTCAAGCCGTCAAAATGGAAGGCGGCCGGTCCGTCGCGGAGCTCATCCACCGGCTTGTGGGTTTCGGCATCCCGGTCATGGCCCACATTGGCTTGACTCCGCAATCAACACACCAGATGGGCGGATACCACATCCAGGGTCGAACCGCCGAACAAGCGAAAGCCCTCCTGGCGGACGCCCTCGCTGTGCAGGACGCTGGCGCCTTCTCGGTCGTTCTCGAATACGTCGCGGCTCCGGTCGCCAAGCTGATCTCCGATCGCCTCGAGATCCCCACGATCGGCATTGGGTCTGGCCCCCACTGCGACGGCCAGGTTCTGGTGTTCCACGACATGCTGGGCATCGATCCTGGCTATCGCGCCAAGCACGCGAAACGCTACGCGGACTTGGGAGACACGATCCAGCGGGCGGTCGAAGCGTACGTGGAAGACGTTCGCACGCGCGCCTTCCCGGCCGCCGCCCAGAGCTTCGCGATGAGCCCGGGGGAGGAAGAGCAGCTCGCCTCCCTATGA